Proteins co-encoded in one Priestia aryabhattai genomic window:
- the rplA gene encoding 50S ribosomal protein L1 translates to MAKKGKKYVEAAKLVDRTQTYSVQEAIELVKKTNTTKFDATVEVAFRLGVDPKKADQQIRGAVVLPNGTGKTQRVLVFAKGEKAKEAEAAGADYVGDADYINKIQQGWFEFDVIVATPDMMGEVGKLGRVLGPKGLMPNPKTGTVTFDVQKAVNEIKAGKVEYRVDKAGNIHVPIGKVSFEESKLVENFTTIFETMVKAKPAAAKGTYMKNVAVTSTMGPGIKVDTASFSA, encoded by the coding sequence ATGGCTAAAAAAGGTAAAAAGTACGTTGAAGCTGCTAAGCTTGTAGATCGTACACAAACTTATTCAGTACAAGAAGCGATTGAATTAGTAAAGAAAACAAACACAACTAAATTTGATGCAACTGTAGAAGTAGCATTCCGTTTAGGAGTTGACCCTAAGAAAGCTGACCAACAAATTCGTGGTGCAGTAGTACTACCAAACGGTACAGGTAAAACTCAACGTGTATTAGTATTCGCTAAAGGCGAAAAAGCTAAAGAAGCTGAAGCTGCAGGCGCTGACTACGTTGGCGATGCTGACTACATCAACAAAATCCAACAAGGTTGGTTCGAGTTCGATGTAATCGTAGCTACTCCAGACATGATGGGTGAAGTTGGTAAACTTGGTCGTGTATTAGGACCTAAAGGTTTAATGCCAAACCCTAAAACTGGTACAGTAACATTTGATGTTCAAAAAGCAGTTAACGAAATCAAAGCTGGTAAAGTAGAATACCGCGTTGATAAAGCTGGTAACATCCACGTACCAATCGGTAAAGTATCTTTCGAAGAGAGCAAGTTAGTTGAAAACTTCACTACAATCTTCGAAACTATGGTAAAAGCTAAGCCGGCAGCAGCAAAAGGCACATACATGAAGAACGTAGCTGTTACTTCAACAATGGGCCCTGGTATCAAAGTTGATACTGCTTCATTCTCTGCTTAA
- the rplJ gene encoding 50S ribosomal protein L10, with product MSNVIEQKKQVVDEIAEKLQASNSMVVVDYRGLNVAEVTELRKQLREAGIEFKVYKNTLTRRAVEKLELTDLNDALVGPNAIAFGGEDVVAPAKILNNFAKEHEALEIKAGVIEGNVASVEEIKALAELPSREGLLSMLLSVLQAPIRNLALATKAVADQKEEQGA from the coding sequence ATGAGCAACGTAATTGAACAAAAGAAACAAGTCGTAGACGAAATTGCTGAGAAACTTCAAGCGAGTAACTCAATGGTTGTCGTTGACTACCGTGGTTTGAATGTTGCTGAAGTTACTGAACTTCGTAAGCAATTACGTGAAGCAGGCATTGAGTTCAAAGTTTACAAAAACACTTTAACTCGCCGTGCTGTAGAAAAACTTGAACTAACAGATCTTAATGATGCGTTAGTAGGTCCAAATGCGATCGCATTTGGTGGAGAAGATGTTGTTGCTCCAGCTAAAATTCTAAACAACTTCGCTAAAGAACACGAAGCGTTAGAAATCAAAGCTGGTGTAATTGAAGGTAATGTTGCATCTGTTGAAGAAATTAAAGCACTTGCAGAACTACCATCTCGCGAAGGCTTACTTTCTATGTTGCTTAGCGTGCTTCAAGCTCCAATTCGCAACCTTGCTCTTGCTACAAAAGCTGTGGCAGATCAAAAAGAAGAACAAGGTGCATAA
- the rplL gene encoding 50S ribosomal protein L7/L12: protein MTQEQIIEAVKNMTVLELNDLVKAIEEEFGVTAAAPVAVAGGAAGEAAAEKTEFDLVLESAGGQKIKVIKVVREITGLGLKEAKEIVDNAPKALKEGISKEEAEEAKAKLEEVGASVEVK from the coding sequence ATGACTCAAGAACAAATCATTGAAGCAGTTAAAAATATGACTGTTTTAGAACTTAACGATTTAGTAAAAGCAATCGAAGAAGAATTTGGCGTAACTGCTGCTGCTCCTGTAGCTGTAGCTGGCGGTGCTGCTGGTGAAGCTGCTGCTGAGAAAACTGAATTTGACCTAGTACTTGAAAGTGCTGGCGGCCAAAAAATTAAAGTTATCAAAGTAGTACGTGAAATCACTGGTCTTGGCTTAAAAGAAGCTAAAGAAATCGTTGATAACGCTCCAAAAGCTCTTAAAGAAGGTATTTCTAAAGAAGAAGCTGAAGAAGCAAAAGCTAAACTTGAAGAAGTTGGCGCTTCTGTAGAAGTTAAGTAA
- a CDS encoding class I SAM-dependent methyltransferase produces the protein MTEHYFSNTPSSASNEERFSFELRGTSFSFTSDRGVFSKKEIDFGSRLLIETFQMPESPGPLLDVGCGYGPIGLALAKEDSQRNVHMVDVNERALALAQKNAEVNSVSNVSIYQSSCYENVKETNFAAILSNPPIRAGKKVVHEILEKSLDHLADQGELWIVIQKKQGAPSALAKLESLFNEVEVVEKKKGYYIICAKKC, from the coding sequence TTGACAGAACATTATTTTTCTAATACACCATCGTCTGCAAGTAATGAAGAGCGCTTTTCATTTGAATTGAGAGGAACCTCTTTTTCATTTACGAGTGACCGCGGTGTTTTTTCAAAAAAAGAGATCGATTTTGGATCACGCTTGTTAATTGAAACGTTTCAAATGCCCGAGAGTCCCGGCCCGCTTCTAGACGTTGGGTGCGGATATGGCCCAATTGGGTTGGCACTTGCAAAAGAGGATAGCCAAAGAAACGTTCATATGGTCGATGTCAATGAACGTGCATTAGCACTAGCTCAAAAAAATGCTGAAGTTAATTCAGTATCAAATGTTTCAATCTATCAAAGCTCTTGCTATGAAAATGTGAAGGAAACGAATTTTGCAGCTATTCTTAGTAATCCGCCGATCCGTGCGGGTAAAAAAGTCGTTCATGAAATTCTAGAAAAGTCATTAGATCACCTTGCTGACCAAGGAGAACTTTGGATTGTGATTCAGAAAAAGCAAGGAGCACCATCTGCTCTTGCGAAATTAGAATCTCTATTTAATGAAGTAGAAGTAGTAGAAAAGAAAAAAGGGTATTATATCATATGTGCTAAAAAATGTTGA
- the rpoB gene encoding DNA-directed RNA polymerase subunit beta — protein sequence MTGQLVQYGRHRQRRSYARISEVLELPNLIEIQTASYQWFLDEGLREMFQDISPIDDFTGNLSLEFIDYSLGEPKYSVGESKERDVTYAAPLRVKVRLINKETGEVKDQDVFMGDFPLMTETGTFVINGAERVIVSQLVRSPSVYYSGKLDKNGKKGYTATVIPNRGAWLEYETDAKDVVYVRIDRTRKLPVTVLLRALGFGSDQEIIDLIGDNEYIRNTLEKDNTETTEKALLEIYERLRPGEPPTVENAKSLLVSRFFDPKRYDLANVGRYKINKKLHIKHRLFNQKLAETLVDPETGEIIAEKGAMIDRRLLDRLIPMLEGGVNFKTYSPVGGVVEDDVTLQSIKIYAPNDPEGEKIITVSGNAYVTEEVKNITPADILASISYFFNLLHQVGDTDDIDHLGNRRLRSVGELLQNQFRIGLSRMERVVRERMSIQDTNTITPQQLINIRPVIAAIKEFFGSSQLSQFMDQTNPLGELTHKRRLSALGPGGLTRERAGFEVRDVHYSHYGRMCPIETPEGPNIGLINSLSSYAKVNKFGFIETPYRRIDPETGKVTERIDYLTADEEDNYVVAQANARLGDDGSFLDENVVARFRGENTVIRRDRLDYMDVSPKQVVSAATACIPFLENDDSNRALMGANMQRQAVPLLNPEAPIVGTGMEYVSGKDSGAAVICKYPGVVERVEAKQIFVRRYEEVDGQKVKGNLDQYKLLKFVRSNQGTCYNQRPIVSVGDEVVKGEILADGPSMEKGELALGRNVMVGFMTWDGYNYEDAIIMSERLVKDDVYTSVHIEEYESESRDTKLGPEEITRDIPNVGEDALRNLDERGIIRIGAEVKDGDLLVGKVTPKGVTELTAEERLLHAIFGEKAREVRDTSLRVPHGGGGIILDVKVFNREDGDELPPGVNQLVRVYIVQKRKISEGDKMAGRHGNKGVISRILPEEDMPYLPDGTPIDIMLNPLGVPSRMNIGQVLELHLGMAARKLGIHVASPVFDGAREEDVWATIEEAGMSRDAKTVLYDGRTGEPFDNRVSVGIMYMIKLAHMVDDKLHARSTGPYSLVTQQPLGGKAQFGGQRFGEMEVWALEAYGAAYTLQEILTVKSDDVVGRVKTYEAIVKGENIPEPGIPESFKVLIKELQSLGMDVKMLSADEQEIDIMDSEEDHEQPTESIIADNEESLSEGQKDPVTKE from the coding sequence TTGACAGGTCAACTAGTTCAGTATGGACGCCACCGCCAACGCAGAAGTTATGCTCGTATTAGTGAAGTTTTAGAGTTACCGAACTTAATCGAGATTCAAACGGCTTCATACCAATGGTTTTTAGATGAAGGTTTACGAGAAATGTTCCAAGATATTTCTCCAATTGATGATTTTACAGGTAACTTATCACTAGAATTTATTGATTACAGCTTAGGTGAGCCAAAGTATTCAGTAGGAGAGTCTAAAGAACGTGATGTAACTTATGCAGCACCTCTTCGTGTTAAGGTGCGGTTAATTAATAAAGAAACAGGTGAAGTAAAAGACCAAGATGTGTTCATGGGAGACTTCCCATTGATGACCGAAACAGGTACCTTTGTAATTAATGGTGCTGAGCGTGTTATCGTATCACAGTTGGTTCGTTCACCAAGTGTTTACTATAGTGGAAAGCTTGATAAAAACGGTAAAAAAGGATATACAGCAACTGTTATCCCTAACCGTGGTGCATGGCTAGAATATGAAACTGATGCAAAAGATGTAGTATACGTGCGTATTGATCGTACTCGTAAACTGCCAGTAACAGTGCTGTTACGCGCGCTAGGTTTCGGTTCTGACCAAGAGATTATCGATTTAATCGGTGATAATGAATACATCCGTAATACGCTTGAAAAAGATAATACGGAAACAACGGAAAAAGCGCTATTAGAAATCTACGAGCGTTTACGTCCTGGTGAACCACCGACAGTTGAGAATGCGAAATCTCTATTAGTATCTCGCTTCTTTGATCCAAAACGATATGACTTAGCGAACGTAGGTCGCTATAAAATTAATAAAAAGCTTCATATCAAACATCGCTTATTTAATCAAAAACTAGCTGAAACATTAGTTGATCCTGAAACAGGTGAAATTATTGCAGAAAAAGGCGCAATGATTGACCGCCGTCTGCTAGATCGCTTGATTCCGATGCTTGAAGGTGGAGTAAACTTCAAAACTTATAGTCCGGTTGGTGGAGTAGTAGAAGACGATGTTACATTACAATCTATTAAGATCTATGCGCCAAATGATCCAGAAGGTGAAAAAATCATCACTGTATCAGGCAACGCATATGTAACAGAAGAAGTTAAAAATATCACACCTGCTGATATTTTAGCATCAATCAGTTACTTCTTTAACTTGCTTCATCAAGTAGGAGACACAGATGATATTGACCACTTAGGCAACCGTCGTCTGCGTTCTGTAGGTGAATTGTTACAAAACCAATTCCGTATCGGTTTATCTCGTATGGAACGTGTTGTTCGTGAAAGAATGTCAATTCAAGACACGAATACAATCACACCTCAACAATTAATTAATATTCGTCCAGTTATTGCGGCGATTAAAGAGTTCTTTGGAAGTTCTCAATTATCACAGTTCATGGATCAAACGAATCCATTAGGTGAATTGACGCACAAACGTCGTCTTTCAGCTTTAGGACCTGGTGGTTTAACGCGTGAGCGCGCTGGTTTCGAAGTGCGTGACGTTCACTACTCTCACTATGGTCGTATGTGTCCAATTGAAACGCCAGAGGGTCCGAATATCGGGTTAATTAACTCACTATCTTCTTATGCAAAAGTAAATAAATTCGGTTTCATCGAAACACCTTACCGTCGTATCGATCCTGAAACAGGTAAAGTGACAGAGCGAATTGACTACTTAACAGCTGATGAAGAAGATAACTATGTTGTAGCCCAAGCAAACGCTCGTCTAGGTGATGATGGTTCATTCTTAGATGAAAATGTCGTTGCACGTTTCCGTGGAGAAAACACGGTTATCCGCCGCGATCGTTTAGACTATATGGATGTATCACCAAAACAAGTTGTATCTGCCGCTACAGCATGTATCCCATTCTTAGAGAACGATGACTCTAACCGTGCATTAATGGGTGCGAACATGCAACGTCAAGCAGTACCTTTATTAAATCCTGAAGCACCAATCGTAGGTACAGGTATGGAATACGTATCTGGTAAAGACTCTGGTGCAGCCGTGATTTGTAAATACCCTGGTGTTGTAGAGCGCGTAGAAGCAAAACAAATTTTTGTTCGCCGCTATGAAGAAGTAGACGGACAAAAAGTTAAAGGTAACTTAGATCAATACAAATTATTAAAATTCGTTCGTTCTAACCAAGGTACTTGTTACAACCAGCGTCCAATTGTTTCAGTTGGCGACGAAGTAGTAAAAGGTGAGATCTTAGCCGACGGTCCTTCAATGGAAAAAGGTGAGCTTGCTTTAGGACGAAACGTAATGGTTGGTTTCATGACATGGGATGGTTACAACTATGAGGATGCCATCATCATGAGTGAACGCCTTGTGAAAGACGATGTATATACGTCTGTTCATATTGAAGAATATGAATCTGAGTCTCGTGATACGAAACTTGGACCTGAAGAAATTACGCGTGACATTCCAAACGTAGGTGAAGATGCGCTTCGCAACTTAGATGAGCGTGGAATCATCCGCATTGGTGCAGAAGTAAAAGATGGAGATCTTTTAGTTGGTAAAGTAACGCCAAAAGGCGTAACAGAACTAACAGCTGAAGAACGTCTTCTACACGCTATTTTCGGTGAGAAAGCGCGTGAAGTTCGTGATACTTCTCTTCGTGTACCACACGGCGGCGGTGGAATTATTCTTGATGTTAAAGTCTTCAACCGTGAAGATGGCGACGAATTACCACCAGGTGTAAACCAATTAGTCCGTGTATACATTGTTCAGAAGCGTAAAATTTCTGAAGGTGACAAAATGGCCGGTCGTCACGGTAACAAAGGTGTAATTTCACGTATTTTACCTGAAGAAGATATGCCTTACCTACCAGATGGTACGCCAATTGACATCATGTTAAACCCACTAGGGGTACCATCTCGTATGAACATCGGTCAGGTGCTAGAGCTTCATTTAGGTATGGCTGCTCGTAAGCTTGGCATTCACGTTGCATCTCCAGTATTTGATGGTGCGCGTGAGGAAGATGTTTGGGCAACAATCGAAGAAGCTGGCATGTCTCGTGATGCTAAAACAGTTCTATATGATGGTCGAACAGGTGAACCATTCGATAACCGTGTATCAGTAGGGATCATGTACATGATCAAACTTGCTCACATGGTAGACGATAAACTTCACGCTCGTTCTACTGGACCATACTCACTTGTTACACAACAACCACTTGGTGGTAAAGCGCAGTTCGGTGGACAGCGTTTTGGTGAGATGGAGGTATGGGCACTTGAAGCATATGGTGCTGCTTACACATTACAAGAGATCTTAACAGTGAAATCAGATGATGTAGTAGGTCGTGTGAAAACATACGAAGCAATTGTTAAAGGTGAAAACATTCCAGAACCTGGCATACCTGAATCATTCAAAGTATTAATTAAAGAACTACAAAGTTTAGGTATGGATGTGAAGATGCTTTCTGCTGACGAGCAAGAAATTGATATCATGGATTCAGAAGAGGACCATGAGCAACCAACAGAATCAATTATTGCAGATAACGAAGAAAGCCTTTCTGAAGGACAAAAAGATCCTGTCACAAAAGAGTAA
- the rpoC gene encoding DNA-directed RNA polymerase subunit beta', translating into MLDVNNFEYMKIGLASPDKIRSWSYGEVKKPETINYRTLKPEKDGLFCERIFGPQKDWECHCGKYKRVRYKGVVCDRCGVEVTRAKVRRERMGHIELAAPVSHIWYFKGIPSRMGLVLDMSPRALEEIIYFASYVVTDAGDTPLEKKQLLSEKEYRAYREKYGQTFHAAMGAEAVKKLLHDIDLDKEVDSLKEELKTAQGQRRTRAIKRLEVLEAFRHSGNEPSWMILDVLPVIPPELRPMVQLDGGRFATSDLNDLYRRVINRNNRLKRLLDLGAPSIIVQNEKRMLQEAVDALIDNGRRGRPVTGPGNRPLKSLSHMLKGKQGRFRQNLLGKRVDYSGRSVIVVGPNLKMYQCGLPKEMALELFKPFVMKELVERGLAHNIKSAKRKIERVQPEVWDVLESVIKEHPVLLNRAPTLHRLGIQAFEPTLVEGRAIRLHPLVCTAYNADFDGDQMAVHVPLSAEAQAEARILMLAAQNILNPKDGKPVVTPSQDMVLGNYYLTLEREDAVGEGMVFKDTNEALLAYQNGYVHLHTRVAVYAGSLNNETFTEAQNQQLLVTTVGKLVFNEILPKSFPYINEPTRENLEVKTPEKYFVEKGADVKEFIKNQPAIAPFKKKILGNIIAEVFKRFKITETSKMLDRMKDLGFKYSTKAGITVGVADIVVLREKEVILTEAQAKVDNVLKQFRRGLITEDERYDRVISVWSSAKDVIQGKLMASLDKRNPIFMMSDSGARGNASNFTQLAGMRGLMANPSGRIIELPIKSSFREGLTVLEYFISTHGARKGLADTALKTADSGYLTRRLVDVAQDVIVRDDDCGTDRGILAVAIKEGTEEIEKLDERLIGRYARKTVLHPGTNEVLVKENELITEDLAETIVDAGVEEVWIRSAFTCNTRHGVCKKCYGRNLATGSEVEVGEAVGIIAAQSIGEPGTQLTMRTFHTGGVAGDDITQGLPRIQEIFEARNPKGQAVISEIEGTIAGISEGRDRQHEITVQGEIETRSYTAPYSARLKVIEGQRIARGQELTEGSIDPKELLKVKDITAVQEYLLREVQKVYRMQGVEIGDKHVEVMVRQMLRKVRVMDSGDTDVLPGSLLDIHQFTDANEKVLLEGNRPATGRPVLLGITKASLETDSFLSAASFQETTRVLTDAAIKGKRDELLGLKENVIIGKLVPAGTGMTRYRNAEPIKNQAEETVTID; encoded by the coding sequence TTGCTAGATGTAAATAACTTTGAGTATATGAAAATCGGTCTAGCTTCGCCAGATAAAATTCGTTCTTGGTCGTACGGTGAGGTAAAAAAACCTGAAACGATCAACTATCGTACGTTAAAACCTGAAAAAGATGGCTTATTCTGTGAGCGTATTTTTGGTCCACAAAAGGACTGGGAATGTCACTGCGGAAAATATAAGCGCGTTCGTTATAAAGGTGTTGTATGTGATCGTTGTGGCGTAGAAGTTACGCGCGCAAAAGTTCGTCGTGAACGCATGGGTCACATCGAACTAGCTGCACCTGTTTCACATATTTGGTACTTCAAAGGTATTCCTAGCCGCATGGGACTTGTCTTAGACATGTCCCCTCGTGCGCTAGAGGAAATCATTTATTTTGCTTCTTATGTGGTAACAGATGCTGGTGATACACCACTTGAAAAGAAACAGCTTTTATCAGAGAAAGAATACCGTGCGTATCGTGAGAAGTACGGACAAACTTTCCATGCAGCAATGGGTGCTGAAGCTGTTAAGAAATTATTGCATGACATTGATCTTGATAAAGAAGTAGATTCTTTGAAAGAAGAATTGAAAACTGCTCAAGGTCAACGTCGTACACGTGCTATTAAACGTTTAGAAGTACTAGAGGCTTTCCGTCATTCTGGTAACGAACCTTCTTGGATGATTTTAGACGTTCTACCGGTTATTCCGCCAGAACTTCGTCCAATGGTTCAATTAGATGGTGGACGTTTTGCTACGTCTGATTTAAATGATTTATATCGCCGTGTAATTAACCGTAACAACCGCTTAAAGCGTTTATTAGATCTTGGAGCTCCTAGCATTATCGTTCAAAACGAAAAGCGTATGCTTCAAGAAGCTGTAGATGCATTAATCGATAATGGTCGTCGTGGCCGTCCGGTAACAGGACCAGGTAACCGTCCATTAAAATCTCTTTCTCACATGTTAAAAGGTAAGCAAGGTCGCTTCCGTCAAAACTTATTAGGTAAACGTGTTGACTACTCTGGCCGTTCGGTAATCGTTGTAGGTCCGAACTTAAAGATGTATCAATGTGGTCTTCCAAAAGAAATGGCGTTAGAGCTTTTCAAACCTTTCGTAATGAAAGAGCTTGTTGAACGCGGTTTAGCTCATAACATCAAGAGTGCAAAACGTAAAATTGAACGCGTGCAACCTGAAGTATGGGACGTATTAGAATCGGTTATTAAAGAGCATCCAGTTCTTTTAAACCGTGCACCAACGCTACACAGACTAGGTATTCAAGCATTTGAACCTACGCTTGTAGAAGGTCGCGCTATCCGTCTTCACCCGCTTGTATGTACAGCATATAACGCTGACTTTGACGGTGACCAAATGGCGGTTCACGTTCCATTATCTGCAGAAGCACAAGCAGAAGCACGTATCTTAATGCTTGCTGCTCAAAATATCTTGAACCCTAAAGATGGTAAACCAGTTGTTACACCCTCACAGGATATGGTATTAGGTAACTACTACTTAACGCTTGAGCGTGAAGATGCAGTTGGGGAAGGTATGGTGTTCAAAGATACGAATGAAGCACTATTAGCGTATCAAAACGGTTATGTGCATCTTCATACACGTGTAGCTGTGTATGCAGGTTCTTTAAACAACGAAACGTTTACAGAAGCACAAAATCAACAATTGCTTGTTACAACGGTTGGTAAATTAGTTTTCAACGAAATTTTACCAAAATCGTTCCCGTACATTAACGAACCAACAAGAGAAAACTTAGAAGTGAAAACTCCTGAGAAGTATTTTGTTGAAAAAGGTGCAGATGTGAAGGAATTCATCAAGAATCAACCGGCTATCGCACCGTTCAAGAAAAAAATCTTAGGTAATATCATCGCTGAAGTATTTAAACGTTTCAAAATTACTGAGACATCTAAAATGCTTGACCGCATGAAAGACCTAGGTTTCAAATATTCTACTAAAGCCGGTATTACAGTTGGTGTAGCTGATATCGTTGTTTTACGAGAAAAAGAAGTTATCTTAACAGAAGCGCAAGCTAAAGTAGATAACGTACTAAAACAATTCCGTCGCGGTTTAATTACTGAAGATGAGCGTTATGACCGTGTTATCTCTGTATGGAGTAGCGCGAAAGACGTTATCCAAGGTAAATTAATGGCGTCATTAGACAAACGAAACCCAATCTTCATGATGAGTGACTCTGGTGCCCGTGGTAACGCATCTAACTTCACTCAGCTTGCAGGTATGCGTGGACTAATGGCCAACCCGTCTGGTCGTATCATTGAGTTACCAATCAAATCTAGTTTCCGTGAAGGTTTAACAGTATTAGAGTACTTTATCTCTACCCATGGTGCACGTAAAGGTCTTGCCGATACGGCTCTTAAAACAGCTGACTCTGGTTACCTTACTCGTCGTCTGGTTGATGTGGCACAAGACGTTATCGTACGTGATGACGACTGTGGTACAGATCGCGGTATTCTGGCTGTTGCAATCAAAGAAGGAACAGAAGAAATTGAGAAACTTGATGAGCGTCTAATTGGACGTTATGCAAGAAAAACAGTACTTCACCCAGGAACAAACGAAGTGTTAGTGAAAGAAAACGAACTAATTACAGAAGACCTAGCTGAAACAATTGTGGATGCTGGTGTTGAAGAAGTATGGATTCGTTCTGCATTCACTTGTAACACTCGCCACGGTGTATGTAAAAAATGTTACGGTCGTAACCTTGCAACTGGTTCAGAAGTTGAAGTGGGTGAAGCAGTTGGTATCATCGCTGCTCAATCTATCGGTGAGCCAGGTACACAGTTAACGATGCGTACATTCCATACAGGTGGGGTTGCTGGAGACGATATCACTCAAGGTTTACCGCGTATCCAAGAGATCTTCGAAGCGCGTAACCCTAAAGGTCAAGCTGTTATTTCTGAAATTGAAGGTACAATTGCCGGCATTTCTGAAGGACGCGATCGTCAACATGAAATTACTGTTCAAGGAGAGATTGAAACTCGTTCTTACACAGCTCCGTACAGTGCACGTCTGAAAGTTATTGAAGGACAGCGCATTGCACGTGGTCAAGAATTAACAGAAGGTTCAATTGACCCTAAAGAATTACTAAAAGTAAAAGACATCACAGCTGTACAAGAGTACTTGCTTCGTGAGGTGCAAAAAGTATACCGTATGCAAGGGGTAGAAATTGGAGATAAACACGTAGAGGTAATGGTTCGCCAAATGCTTCGTAAAGTGCGCGTAATGGATTCAGGAGATACAGATGTATTACCAGGTTCATTACTTGATATTCACCAATTCACTGATGCAAATGAAAAAGTATTACTTGAAGGCAATCGTCCAGCGACAGGCCGTCCTGTATTACTTGGTATTACAAAAGCATCTCTTGAAACTGATTCCTTCTTATCTGCTGCATCATTCCAAGAAACAACTCGTGTTCTTACGGATGCTGCAATCAAAGGAAAACGTGATGAGTTGCTTGGGCTTAAAGAGAATGTTATCATTGGTAAGCTAGTTCCGGCTGGTACAGGTATGACGAGATATCGTAATGCTGAACCGATCAAAAACCAAGCTGAAGAAACGGTAACAATCGACTAA
- a CDS encoding 50S ribosomal protein L7ae-like protein — MSYEKVLQADHIIVGTKQTVKALKKGTVKEVIIAEDADFYVTSIVAKTAQQENVPYTYVPSMRKLGQACRIEVNAATVAIIS; from the coding sequence ATGTCTTATGAAAAAGTATTACAGGCTGATCATATTATTGTAGGAACAAAGCAGACGGTGAAAGCATTAAAAAAAGGTACAGTAAAGGAAGTCATCATTGCTGAAGACGCTGATTTTTATGTCACATCCATTGTGGCAAAAACGGCACAGCAAGAAAACGTTCCGTATACGTATGTCCCTTCTATGCGAAAGCTTGGTCAAGCTTGTAGGATAGAAGTTAACGCTGCAACTGTTGCAATTATTAGTTAA
- the rpsL gene encoding 30S ribosomal protein S12, whose translation MPTINQLIRNGRVSKGKKSDSPALNRGYNSFKKAQTNQSSPQKRGVCTRVGTMTPKKPNSALRKYARVRLTNGIEVTAYIPGIGHNLQEHSVVLIRGGRVKDLPGVRYHIVRGALDTAGVDGRMQGRSKYGTKRPKAAKK comes from the coding sequence ATGCCTACTATTAACCAATTAATCCGTAATGGTCGTGTGAGTAAAGGTAAAAAATCTGACTCACCTGCTTTAAACAGAGGTTACAACAGCTTCAAAAAAGCTCAAACTAACCAATCTTCTCCACAAAAACGTGGTGTATGTACACGTGTGGGTACTATGACACCGAAGAAACCGAACTCGGCTCTTCGTAAATATGCTCGTGTACGTTTAACAAACGGTATCGAGGTAACAGCTTATATCCCAGGTATTGGTCACAACTTACAAGAACACAGCGTGGTACTTATCCGCGGTGGACGTGTAAAAGATTTACCAGGGGTACGTTACCATATCGTACGTGGTGCACTTGATACTGCTGGTGTGGATGGCCGTATGCAAGGTCGTTCTAAATATGGTACTAAGCGACCAAAAGCAGCTAAAAAATAA
- the rpsG gene encoding 30S ribosomal protein S7, whose translation MPRKGPVAKRDVLPDPIYNSKLVSRLINKMMLDGKRGKSQAILYRAFDLVQERSGKEAMEVFDQALKNIMPVLEVRARRVGGSNYQVPVEVRPERRTTLGLRWLVNYARLRGEKTMEERLANEILDAANNTGAAVKKREDTHKMAEANKAFAHYRW comes from the coding sequence ATGCCACGTAAGGGACCTGTTGCAAAAAGAGACGTATTACCAGATCCGATTTACAATTCTAAGCTTGTATCTCGCTTAATCAACAAAATGATGCTTGATGGAAAGCGCGGTAAGTCACAAGCTATTCTTTATAGAGCATTCGATTTAGTACAAGAGCGCAGTGGTAAAGAAGCTATGGAAGTATTCGACCAAGCTCTTAAAAACATCATGCCTGTACTAGAAGTTAGAGCACGCCGTGTAGGGGGTTCTAACTACCAAGTTCCTGTAGAAGTACGCCCAGAGCGTCGTACTACTTTAGGTCTTCGTTGGTTAGTAAACTATGCTCGTCTTCGTGGAGAAAAAACGATGGAAGAGCGTTTAGCTAACGAAATCCTTGATGCAGCTAACAACACTGGTGCTGCAGTTAAGAAACGTGAAGATACTCACAAAATGGCAGAAGCTAACAAAGCGTTTGCTCATTACCGTTGGTAA